ATCGTAGCTAAGATTATGGTCAAAAAATCTCTCATGATTATAAGATAAGGTCAAAAATGGACCTGATAAGGCCCAAATTTAAGTGTTTGAAATCGTTATTACTTCTTTTTCTGACTAGGGTTTTGAGTAGCCACACCTCTGGACTAGCCAGAGGCGGACTCACTAGTCTAGTTCAAAGTAATTGATAGTGTTTCTATCTGTAGGTGCTTGGCCGGTTTTCGAATCTAGTTTTTTCCAATCACCATCTTGAGCAGTGTTGGAGCCATATAGAGTCCATTCATCAAGTGAACTCCGATCGCCTCCACCCAAACCGTAGGATGAAATTGATACTTTTCGTCCTAGATCGAATACAGCTGCGGCGCCATCTCTAGCTTCATTCCAAGTAACGCAGAAGAATGATGAAGTTCTTCCATCCAAAGCTCTATCTATATTTGCCTGTGATCTTGTGGACTCATATTGAGCATTGATAACCTCGAGTGTCGTTGATGAATCCTTTTGATCTACACCATTTTTGTCAAGGAAAAGTAGTTCTGAGAAACACTTGCTCGCGAAATAAGGTGGAGCATCTGTTAGATCAAGTTTATAGTATCTATAAGAAGGTGCATCTTCATACTTAAATGGGTGGTATTTCTTTGGTAAATACTCTTTTGAAGCACTAGTGAAGGTATTACCCCATGAGTATGCATTGTTTAGCGAAGCAACACCAAAGCCTAGGTCGTTGGTATTTAATGGATTGAGATGAGAATATTCATGTACGAATAGAGTGCTTAGACCTCTAGCTGCTCTTTCATCATCCAGGTCTAGAGCACGATCACAAACAAAGACAGTCGAGTCTGCGCTATTTCCACCTGCAACATAAGCTTGTACTCCAACTTTTGAACATGAGCCTTCAGTATTGCTTTGACATTCGAAGTTACGGGTATGTCCGATCATTTTCTCATAGCCACTTCTCACCTCTTCGCCAGTAGCGTTGGCACCAAAATGATCATGAACTAAATCAATCCGCGCTGGATCACTTGCTACGATGCTTAGGCCGACCATAAGTCGTTCAGCTGACATGGCTCCTCGCCTAATGAATTTTTCCTGCTGTGCCGAACACCCCTCGATGGTTCCTATCTTACCGTCAATGTTACTATTGAGATTTAGGTCTGTTGAGGAGCTTAAATCGCTTATCCCTGCGTCTCCACATGAAACCACTAGTAGGTGTCCAGACAAAAAGAGTGCGGAACCAATTTTTTTATTCATCATATTATACCCCTGATTCTTAGGATTAAAGATTGTCGCTTTTGGAAAGAACCTTCCAGAGACAGGGACTAGCATAGGTGGGGGTGAAATAATTTTGTTCAAAAAAATTAGATTTTGCTGCCTGCAGGCAACACTGGGATATTTCAAACTTTATGTCTGGGCCATAGCACAGACAGTAAACCTATATGCCGAATCTTCAATTCGTCTGACTCCATACTTCGGCGTCAAGGGTCACATCCACAACGAAGCATTCATCTGCTATTCCAATCTGATTGCTGATAACCACATGGAAAGTGCCTGCATTTTACATCACGACAGGCAGCGCTTTCTTTTACTTTTTTGATGAGCGTTCGCCGCTGAGATTTTCAAATGACTCATTGCAAAGACGACCCTAGAATTGGGTGCGAGCCGAAGATTGTTTTGGTGCATAAAGTAGGTGATCATAGCCTTCGAAAGGAAACACCGATTGAGGTTACAATTCAGATGAAGGGTGGATAGAACGAAGCGACTCAACTTTCAGCTGGTTCTAAGAATGGGTCAGCCTCGGTTTTAAATTAAACACAATTGAGTTAACTCTTGCTGCCAGCAATATGACAATCCAAATAAGAAACATCTAACCACCCATTAGGAGTACACTCTCCCGAAATTATTTTTTTAACACGCCTAAGACGCTGCTGATGACGTTCAGGATTGCGTTTAGGATGGTAATAATTTGGAGAGATAAGAACTGAGACTAAACCTATAAATTCCTCATCTGTCAGAGCATTGAGTGGTTTCTCAAAATATGCCTCGGCAGCTTCAGAAAAACCCTTGATCTGTCTACCTTTATATGAACCCATATACGAATTCGAAGAAAAATAGTTTAGTTGGTGTTTCTTTGGCAGTTTGTTATCCAATACAATTGCCATAACATCTCGCCCTAAATCAATTTTCTTACAGCACTCAAACACATACCTATAAAAGGATTGCATACTAGCATTGATACCAGTCAGATTTTTGGAAGATAGAAAAAGATCGCGTGCTATTGATGAAGTTATCGTGGTTAATCCCTGCCCATTAGAGATATCGACCCCAAAGTGTTCGTAAAATCTTGGATCTTCAATCTTAAGCAATAGCTCTTCCTGCTTTGTATCTAGTACAGCTACGTTTTGCCTGTTGTCGAGCTCGGCTAGAATATGTGAAGTAACATTATTGGCCCAAATTCCCACGACTGCTAAGTACGTTAGCAAGCACAAGAATATTACTAGAAAATAGCGAACACATTTCAGCAAAACTACCAACAAATACCTCCTAGGCTGAAATCTTCCAATATTGAGCTCAAAAGGAGGGTACGGCCAGGAATAGAAAAGAAGAAGTTCCTCTCCCCCCCCTAATGTAGAATTGATCTAGTAGCAGTATTCGCGAATACCAGTGAGTCGGCCATTACAGTATTCATAGCAGTAAACTGTAATATTACTACAGGTACTAAAAGCGTCGTCGTTCTCTTCTTCGCAAACTACTGAGTCTGGGCATTGTTGAGGAGAAGTATCTTGGTAAAATTTGTCAATCTCTTCAATCATAAATTCTTCCAATGAAAGTGAATGATCTTTCGAAGATTCACTTCCAAAAATACTAACTCCAAATACCAGTAAGCTTGTCATAAGAACGGATTTAAACATACTTGTCTTGGTCATAATCGATATTCCTTTCGATTGTTCTTTTTGGGGCTCAATTGTGAGCCATTTTCACTTCTAGATACGTTGATTTTCTGATTATGTTGCATTTATTTCGATAAATTCTTCATACTTTCTGATGTTACATTCAACATATGTAGATATACTATCGTTACAAGCAGAGTCGATGAG
The window above is part of the Pseudobacteriovorax antillogorgiicola genome. Proteins encoded here:
- a CDS encoding transglycosylase domain-containing protein — protein: MGIWANNVTSHILAELDNRQNVAVLDTKQEELLLKIEDPRFYEHFGVDISNGQGLTTITSSIARDLFLSSKNLTGINASMQSFYRYVFECCKKIDLGRDVMAIVLDNKLPKKHQLNYFSSNSYMGSYKGRQIKGFSEAAEAYFEKPLNALTDEEFIGLVSVLISPNYYHPKRNPERHQQRLRRVKKIISGECTPNGWLDVSYLDCHIAGSKS